The Geomonas agri genome contains the following window.
CACGATCTGCGGCCGGTGTTCCTTAAACAGAGTCAACCCCTGTGCTCCATCACTTGCTATCAGAATGTTGATGTGGGGATGATCCTCGATAAGGAGGTTGCCGATCAGCTCCCGTGTCTCGGCCTCGTCTTCCACGTATAGGATGCTCGTTACCCGCTCTCTAGCTGTAGGCATGTCATACCTCGATGATGAATTCGGCGCCGCTGTCGGTGTTCTGTGCGGTCAGTTTGCCGCCCATGCTCTTCTCAATGATCGCCTTGGACATGAACAGGCCGATCCCTGTTCCCTTGCCGGGCTCCTTGGTGGTGAAATAGGGGTCGAAGATCTTGTCGATGACTCCGGCCGGAATGCCTCCCGCGTTGTCCGAAACCGTAACCACGCTTTTGTCGTCGTGCTTGCTTATCCTGATGACCACCTTAGGATTGGCGACAGAATGTTCACGCAGCGCGTCACGTGCATTGACCAGGATGTTGATCACCACCTGCGCGTACTCGTTGCGGTAACCATCAGCCATGACGGCTTCCTCGGGACGGTGCACCTCCACAGCGATCCCCTGCAGTGTTTCCCTCACCATCGACAGCGCGTTGTTGATCACCTCGCCGACGTCGAATGGCAGTTTGGTCTTGTCCGGGTTCAGGTACGCAGAAAAGTCCTCGATCGTCTTGGACATGTGTTCGATGAGCTCCGTGCCACGGCCCACGCTTTTGCGCACGATCTCCACGGACAGGGTGCCACGTTGGTAGCTCCTTGCCAGGTTCTGCAGTATCAGCCCGAGCACGTTCAGGGGCTGGCGCCACTGGTGCGAGATGTTGACCAGCATTTCCCCCATCGCCGCCAGCCGATTTTGCTGCATGAGCATCTGATCCCTGACTCTCAGTTCCTCGACCGCCCGTAGCCGCTCCTCAGTTTGGCTTTTCAGTTCCTGCAGGGCATGCCTTAGTTCCTCGGTTCGTTCCCGCACCCGCACTTCGAGGCTGTTTCTGGCCTTACGCACCTCCTCCTCGGCCTTCTTGCGTTCGGTGATGTCAAGGGCGAAACCGACCCCTTCCTCGGGTGCTTCAGGCAGGGTGGCGGCGCCTATGATGATGGGAACCCTGGTGCCGTCGCTGCGCAGGAACTCCTTCTCGTATGGCGTGTCGAGGCCGGTGGCACGCAGTTCGTCAAGGGCGTACTGGTCCAGAGCATCGAACTCGGGTGGGGTAAGCTCGCTCCACTTTATCGTCCCCGCTTCCAGTTCGGCCCGGCTCCGCCCCAGCATGTTGAGAAAGGCGTCGTTGGCGTCGAGGATGTCCCCGTGCATGTTCCAGTAGATGAGGCCGATCATGCCGGAGTCGAAGATCCTTCGCAGCCGCGCTTCGGCCTTCTTGGGATCGGTGATGTCGAGGGTGGTGCCGATCACCCGGGTCGGCCTCCCTGCTGCATCGAAAAACACCTGTCCCCTCGCCATAAGCCAGCGTTCCTTGCCATCCTCGATGCCGATGGCGCGGCATTCGGCCCGGTAAAAGCCGCCGCTGTCCGGCTGCAGGGCCTTCTTAAGCGCTTCCTGCGCCTGTGCACGGTCTTCCGGGTGGACCGCGGATATCAACAGTTCGTAGGACGCCGCCGCATCAGGCGACAGCCCGAAGTTCCTCTTGGCTTGGTCGGACCAGGTCAGCTTGCCGGTTTGTGGTTCGAACTCGAAGGTGCCCATGCCGGTGGTGGTGATGGCCATCTGCAAGGTGGCCTCGTTGTAGCGCAGTTTCTCCTCACTTCGCGCCAGTTCCTCGGATCGCCTGGCAAGCTCCTGGCTCTTTTCCTGTTCCATCCGCGCCAGTTGCACGTAGTCGGCGAGGAGTCCAAACAGCATGACAAACGCCCCGATGACGATGATGTTGCGGCCAAGATAGAAGGGGAGGTTGAACCAGTTTGCCCCCAGTGCGTTCATGGCAACCGACGAGGTGGCGGCCAGTTGTGACAAAGCCGTAAAGGCGAAGAGGCGGTCTCCGGTATCGAGGTAGGTCGCAGTGGCTACCACTGCGCTGGCGAAGAGCATCGTCGCCAGGAACAGCAGAAGGGCGACCTCCCCCTCCGTGAAGCTTCCTGCCACCACCATGACAGGGAGGACGCGATCGAGTTTCACCACGGCAACCGCGGCCAAGGTGACCGCTCCGACCGCTGCTGCCGCAATCATCCAGGCGGAACGTCTGCCGCGGGGGACAGAGCTGAAGGGGGCAATTATGACGCAAGCGGCAAGGGTAGCCATCTGCAGGTTCATCAGCCAGGGGGAAGTGTTCGGCAGCGCCTCGATGATGCCTCGGTTGCCTGGCAGCGTTGGGAATACCAAGAGACGGAAAATGGAATAGATGGAGTGAGCTAGGTAGGCGATCCCTATCCAGAAAGGGGCGGGATACCTGAGCACCTGGTGTCGCCCCAAGGCGAGAAACGCGACACAGAAGGAACAAAGGGCAACGAAGGTATGTACCGTGGGCAGATACCACTGCACCACTTCAGATCTGGTCGGCGGAGCAAAGAAATACACCAGGACGTTGAGTAAGCCGAGAGAGGCGGCTACAACGACTATCACAGCGTAGAGTGGCCGGTCCGGCCGATTTATCAAAAAACTGCTCTGGGTCACAGATAGGCCATCCATTTATTGAGGTTGAAGTGATTACTGATGGAAATTCATTGCAGGTCGTAGCATTAGAATTCGGTAATTATATACAGACGGAGAAGGGTGGCAACATGCATAAAGACAGGAGTGACGGCTGCGTAGCGGTGGAGAGGATATATGTGAGGATGCTTGCGGGGCGGGGGGCGAGACGACTTCATGCAGGAGGAGTGGGTGAGGGGGGACAGCAAAGAGCGGGACCGCCTCGAATGAAGCGTCCCGCTTGACCAAGCATTACCATCTACCTTTGTAGGCCGATACCTCTGCCGGCGAACCTTCGGTAGGATCCCGCTCGGCGGTGTGTTGGGCCCACCGTTCGTGGGAAGGGGATGCCAACGCAACGTCGGGACCTTCCGCAGGATCGCGTCCCGGGGTGAAATCCTCGTGACTACCCTGGCTGAGGCTGGCAGAGGTTTCCTCTTTGGAACTCCTACCGGCATTTTCCGCCATTGGTTGGCCTCCTATCGACCCCTGGTGCTGCCGGTCAAGTTCCGCAACCGGGTCGGCGTGTCTGAATGTCTGATGCCCATGTTTTCTCATGATGGACCTCCGCGCTGGGCCTCCTGTCAACATACCTTGGGAGCAGGTCATCTCATTGCCATTCCTTATTTTACGCTGGTTACGGTTATGCCTGGGCGAATACTTCATCCCGGCAGGCTAGCGGCTGCGCCCACCTGGTATGCGGTTCAGCCGGGGACTGGCTCGTCAGGTGCCTGTCTCCCTGTTTTTTGTGGAGCGAGAGGTGACGTAGGGGGGAAGGGAGGTGTGCAAAGAAAAGCGGGAATCCGGGTGGGGGGAAAAGAAAAACGGGGTCCGGCAATGTGCCGAACCCCGTTTCTTGATTGATGGTGGAGCTGATCAGGATCGAACTGACGACCTCTTGAATGCCATTCAAGCGCTCTCCCAACTGAGCTACAGCCCCATTATCTCTCGCGGTTATAAGGAAGAAAAAAGAGGTTAGGCTAACGCCCAACCTCTTGATCTTTTGGTGCCGAAGACTGGAATCGAACCAGCACACCCTTGCGAGTACTAGAACCTGAATCTAGCGCGTCTACCAATTCCGCCACTCCGGCTTGCGAGAGACCTACTTATAGCAAAGGAGGCCTCTCCGTGCAAGAAAAAAATGCCTGAATGATTATCTTTTTTCGCCTAGGCGGATAAATCATTAAAAAAACGAGGGAAGCAAAAAGGGGGCTCGCGCCCCCTTTCGTCGTGCCGTTATCTGCAGTTCTGCCGCTACTCCCTGACGAAGGTGTCCATGTCGGATTCGTCGACCATGGCCATGATCCTGGCGTACTCGGCCTCGATGGTCAGGAAGTGGTTGTGGGTCTCGTTGGCGTTCCACAGAAAGATTTCCTTGATGCCCGGGTCGCTGATCCTGCCCGCCGTCTCGCGCAGGGCGTTCTCCAGGTGGGTCTCCTTGTCCATCGCGTACTCCAGAGCCTTCTGCTCGGTGAAGTCGGAGTCGATGGCCTTCTGGATCGAGGTGATCCAAAGCGCCTCGTTTTGCGGCGGGGCGGTGATGAACTCCTCGAAGGAACCGAGGTCGTTGCCGTGGTAGGCCTTGAAGAACTGTGCAGCATGCTCCTTCTCTTCACGAGCCAACTGCTCGAACAGTCGCTTGGCTTCCGCATCCTTCATATGCTGTGCGCCGATCTGGTAGAAGTTCATCGCGTTCTTCTCGGTTTGAATGGCCTGTTTCAGTGCTTCTTGCATGTCTTTCATTCACACCTCCTGTACCCTTGAATATCATTAAAGTCGTTGGTGTAAACATTATATGGGGTGTTATTAGGTTGTCAACTGGACCACTTCGTCTGCGCAATGTCAGCGGTGAAGGTGAGTAGGGTGTGTACAAGGAAAATGAGTGGTGTGTAATAGATGATGGCAAAAGATCAAACGCGGGAATGTATCGATGTGTGACTGGTGTGACCGAAATGCTTGGACTATGACAGTGGTTGTCAGGAAGGGGAGCAGAAACAAAAAAGCGTCCCGGCTCTAAAGCTGGAACGCTGTCTGTTTGTGTGGTGCCGAAGACGAGACTCGAACTCGTACAGGCTATCGCCCGCCACCCCCTCAAGATGGTGTGTCTACCAATTCCACCACTTCGGCAAGAAGAACTCAGTTTGTATCATCAGCTGAGTCTGAAGTCAAGAATTAAGAGAGCGGAATGACAGTTTTTTACTGCCATTAACAGTTCAAGGGGGAGGGGATGTCACCTCCCCAAGAGCCGGAATAAAAAAGCGTCCTGGCTCATGGAGCAGGACGCTTTCGATGTTTAGCTGGTGCCGAAGACGAGACTCGAACTCGTACAGGCTATCGCCCGCCACCCCCTCAAGATGGTGTGTCTACCAATTCCACCACTTCGGCAAGAAGAATCCAGTTTGTATCATCTGGCGGCAGAGATGTCAACCGCAAATTTCTAATTAACTACTTTGCCGGAGCAGCGGGGGCTGCAGGTGCGGCCGGAGCTGCGGGCGCAGCCGGAGCGGCGGGTGCAGCAGCGTTGCCGGGAGCTGCGGGTTTGATCGGTTGCTGCAACGGCATGCCGCCCATCGGGGCCGGCTTGACCTTGGGTGCCTTGGACATGATGGAGGAACCGCCTCCTTTGCCCGACACGAAAGCCAGGGAGAGGGAGGTCAGCATGAAGATGACCGCTGCATACGTGGTCAGTTTGCTCATGAAGGTGTTGCCGCCGCCCGCGCCGAACACGGACTGGCTGCCGCTGGCGCCGAATGAGGCACCCATCTCGGCGCCTTTGCCTGACTGAAGCAGGACGACAACGATGAGAGCGAAACAGACTATGACGTGCAGGGTTACCAGTAAATAAGTCATTTAAAACCTAACCTCCGAGATTGTTCACGAGACTGCCAAAGAGACTGTTTAGCATATTTGCGAAAAATAACCAAGTTTTTATTCGCCGAAACGGACGATGGAAGCGAAAGAGGCTCCCTTGAGACTGGCGCCGCCGACCAGGGCGCCGTCTATGTCAGCGCAGGACATGAGCCCTTTGA
Protein-coding sequences here:
- a CDS encoding PAS domain-containing sensor histidine kinase, with protein sequence MIVVVAASLGLLNVLVYFFAPPTRSEVVQWYLPTVHTFVALCSFCVAFLALGRHQVLRYPAPFWIGIAYLAHSIYSIFRLLVFPTLPGNRGIIEALPNTSPWLMNLQMATLAACVIIAPFSSVPRGRRSAWMIAAAAVGAVTLAAVAVVKLDRVLPVMVVAGSFTEGEVALLLFLATMLFASAVVATATYLDTGDRLFAFTALSQLAATSSVAMNALGANWFNLPFYLGRNIIVIGAFVMLFGLLADYVQLARMEQEKSQELARRSEELARSEEKLRYNEATLQMAITTTGMGTFEFEPQTGKLTWSDQAKRNFGLSPDAAASYELLISAVHPEDRAQAQEALKKALQPDSGGFYRAECRAIGIEDGKERWLMARGQVFFDAAGRPTRVIGTTLDITDPKKAEARLRRIFDSGMIGLIYWNMHGDILDANDAFLNMLGRSRAELEAGTIKWSELTPPEFDALDQYALDELRATGLDTPYEKEFLRSDGTRVPIIIGAATLPEAPEEGVGFALDITERKKAEEEVRKARNSLEVRVRERTEELRHALQELKSQTEERLRAVEELRVRDQMLMQQNRLAAMGEMLVNISHQWRQPLNVLGLILQNLARSYQRGTLSVEIVRKSVGRGTELIEHMSKTIEDFSAYLNPDKTKLPFDVGEVINNALSMVRETLQGIAVEVHRPEEAVMADGYRNEYAQVVINILVNARDALREHSVANPKVVIRISKHDDKSVVTVSDNAGGIPAGVIDKIFDPYFTTKEPGKGTGIGLFMSKAIIEKSMGGKLTAQNTDSGAEFIIEV
- a CDS encoding ferritin-like domain-containing protein → MKDMQEALKQAIQTEKNAMNFYQIGAQHMKDAEAKRLFEQLAREEKEHAAQFFKAYHGNDLGSFEEFITAPPQNEALWITSIQKAIDSDFTEQKALEYAMDKETHLENALRETAGRISDPGIKEIFLWNANETHNHFLTIEAEYARIMAMVDESDMDTFVRE
- the secG gene encoding preprotein translocase subunit SecG; translated protein: MTYLLVTLHVIVCFALIVVVLLQSGKGAEMGASFGASGSQSVFGAGGGNTFMSKLTTYAAVIFMLTSLSLAFVSGKGGGSSIMSKAPKVKPAPMGGMPLQQPIKPAAPGNAAAPAAPAAPAAPAAPAAPAAPAK